The window AGGGGAGGGGGAGGCTAGGGGTTGGCTTCCTGCATGGGGGTTATCAGCCTAGGTAACGGTTCTTTTGACGACCCGTTTAGCTTATATCTCGGAGGGATTGCCCTTTATCATGGAGGGTGTTATGGGGGTTAGGGCTGAGGCCTACGACTGGCTGGAGGAGGCTTCGGAGGACCTTAGACACGCCAAGGCGTCTCTAGAGGCCGGAAGCTATAACTGGGCGTGCTTCGCCGCTCAGCAGGCAGCCGAGAAGGCTTTGAAGGCGTTCATGATAGGTTTTCTGAGGAGGAGGCCTCCGCATGTACACGACCTCACCATGCTTTACGAGGAGGTTAGGGGGATGCTCGACCTACCGGAGAACGCGAGGGAGGGGCTTGGGGAGCTTTCGGCATACTATGTGCTCGCGAGGTATCCGAACGCCGGGTTGAGGAGGCCCTCCAAGAGCATAGGACG of the Candidatus Bathyarchaeota archaeon genome contains:
- a CDS encoding HEPN domain-containing protein; its protein translation is MGVRAEAYDWLEEASEDLRHAKASLEAGSYNWACFAAQQAAEKALKAFMIGFLRRRPPHVHDLTMLYEEVRGMLDLPENAREGLGELSAYYVLARYPNAGLRRPSKSIGRVQAERAIAVSEGVVQAVRGRLESA